From the genome of Candidatus Nitrosocosmicus oleophilus, one region includes:
- the hemC gene encoding hydroxymethylbilane synthase, with amino-acid sequence MKEIVVATRASKLATYQTNLVVSSLRETEPDLNIRMDKVTTKGDRDKRPFYVINQAGVFEKEVNERLLQYKADFAVHSLKDLHAGISDQLVIACIPKRERPNDVFINSINNKKLQELEAGSIIGTSSIRRAIQIRTKYPKLRVKSIRGNIETRLDKSTENHYSGIILAEAGIKRLGIKNQITQRLSIQSFTPVPGQGALAIVCRKDDKDLLKMLKRIEHKNSYKEIQAERSLTESIGAGCTVPMGALATLKNKEKLMTLFAVVYSLDGRKSIKVKKQYNAAYPRKLGQTVAEVLISKGAKEITKEWNNTSMNIDTLDELIE; translated from the coding sequence ATTAAGGAAATAGTTGTTGCTACCAGAGCTAGCAAATTAGCCACCTATCAAACTAACTTAGTTGTTTCATCTTTGAGAGAGACTGAACCTGACCTAAACATTAGAATGGACAAAGTTACTACTAAAGGTGATAGAGATAAAAGACCATTTTATGTAATCAATCAAGCTGGAGTATTTGAAAAAGAAGTGAATGAAAGATTACTTCAGTATAAGGCTGATTTTGCAGTACACAGTCTTAAAGATCTTCACGCAGGGATATCGGATCAGTTAGTAATAGCATGCATTCCCAAAAGAGAAAGACCTAACGATGTTTTCATAAACAGTATAAATAACAAAAAGCTTCAGGAGCTAGAAGCAGGTTCTATAATAGGAACAAGCAGTATAAGAAGAGCTATACAGATTAGAACCAAGTATCCGAAATTAAGGGTAAAGTCAATAAGGGGGAATATAGAAACAAGATTAGATAAATCAACAGAAAATCATTACTCTGGAATAATCCTAGCAGAAGCAGGAATTAAGAGATTGGGTATAAAAAATCAGATAACACAAAGACTAAGTATTCAGAGCTTTACACCGGTCCCTGGTCAAGGAGCCTTAGCAATTGTTTGTAGAAAAGATGATAAAGACCTCTTAAAAATGCTAAAGCGAATTGAGCACAAGAATTCATATAAAGAAATCCAGGCTGAAAGATCTCTTACCGAAAGTATCGGAGCAGGTTGCACAGTTCCAATGGGAGCATTAGCGACTTTAAAAAATAAGGAAAAATTGATGACACTTTTTGCCGTAGTTTATTCGTTAGATGGAAGAAAATCCATTAAAGTAAAGAAACAATATAATGCTGCGTACCCACGAAAATTGGGTCAGACGGTAGCAGAAGTATTAATTTCAAAAGGTGCCAAAGAAATAACAAAAGAATGGAATAATACTAGTATGAATATCGATACACTAGATGAGTTGATAGAATGA
- a CDS encoding uroporphyrinogen-III synthase: MEEIIIVITNEGVLTDDIQNQNIDQAQLDKIELIALPTVTFNKIDSQEVTESFKRLSSGFYNYCIFLSSNAVKTFFEIAKNQHNYERIIEELNKTNIIVIGPKTKKILQGYGFKSKLGSSANIIDKKYSSSEIIEFLENLDREGKTEHQKEIPKILMPRSAESVKSSNYIDTKFEHLILDQVFFYEIRENKNASYSEEWKKLLELPDRVEKTFLIFTSPSTVRSFFKIIYHQFSQFSDGKNESEVLQDLNINKVVSIGPKTSLELKKNKIDFMESSEFTINGAVESLLRLIKQ; encoded by the coding sequence TTGGAAGAGATAATTATTGTGATCACAAATGAAGGAGTATTGACGGATGATATTCAAAACCAAAACATTGACCAAGCTCAATTAGATAAGATTGAGTTGATTGCGTTACCCACCGTAACTTTCAACAAAATCGATTCACAAGAAGTAACAGAGTCTTTTAAAAGACTCAGCAGTGGTTTTTATAACTATTGTATTTTTTTGAGCTCAAATGCAGTCAAGACATTTTTTGAAATCGCAAAAAACCAACACAACTATGAAAGAATTATCGAGGAGTTAAATAAGACAAACATAATAGTAATTGGACCTAAGACCAAAAAAATACTGCAAGGATATGGATTTAAGTCAAAGTTAGGATCTTCTGCCAATATCATCGACAAGAAATATTCTTCATCGGAAATAATTGAGTTTTTAGAAAACTTGGATAGAGAAGGTAAAACAGAACATCAAAAAGAAATCCCAAAAATCCTGATGCCCCGAAGTGCAGAATCGGTAAAGTCTAGTAATTATATCGATACGAAATTTGAACATCTAATTTTGGATCAAGTTTTCTTTTATGAAATAAGAGAAAATAAAAATGCATCATATTCAGAGGAATGGAAGAAGTTATTGGAATTACCTGACCGCGTTGAAAAAACATTTCTGATTTTTACAAGCCCCTCCACAGTTAGATCTTTTTTTAAAATAATTTATCATCAATTCTCTCAATTTTCGGATGGCAAAAATGAGAGTGAGGTACTGCAAGACTTGAACATAAATAAGGTGGTTTCAATAGGACCAAAAACTTCACTTGAACTAAAGAAAAATAAAATAGATTTTATGGAATCGTCTGAATTTACGATTAATGGAGCTGTAGAATCATTACTCAGATTAATCAAACAGTGA
- the cobA gene encoding uroporphyrinogen-III C-methyltransferase, whose protein sequence is MKNNDRLGKVYICGAGPGDPKLLTIKAFELLKHADVILYDRLIGDEIIKLFPDSSEKVYVGRNVGDPTTHQNRTNELMIKYAKMGRSVLRLKGGDPFIFGRGGEEAEILVENQIPFEIIPGITSGIGAANYSGIPLTHRKYGSTVAFVTGHEDPEKKTPEVKWDKLSEAVDTVVIYMGTEKLELIINKIKGGKIDDRTPIAIIQNSTLNNQKIITGNLGNIVSLAKEYNVKPPAVVIIGDIVNLHKKIKWYNQ, encoded by the coding sequence ATGAAAAACAACGATAGATTGGGCAAAGTTTACATTTGTGGAGCAGGTCCCGGTGATCCAAAATTATTGACAATAAAAGCGTTTGAATTGTTAAAACATGCTGATGTAATCTTGTATGACAGACTAATTGGAGATGAAATTATTAAACTCTTTCCAGATTCATCAGAGAAAGTATACGTCGGTAGAAATGTTGGGGACCCGACTACCCATCAAAATAGGACAAATGAGTTGATGATAAAGTATGCAAAAATGGGGAGAAGTGTATTAAGACTCAAAGGCGGTGACCCTTTTATATTTGGGAGAGGAGGTGAAGAAGCAGAGATATTGGTTGAGAATCAAATCCCATTTGAAATCATTCCTGGGATTACATCTGGTATTGGGGCAGCTAATTATTCGGGGATCCCACTGACGCATAGAAAGTATGGCTCCACTGTTGCATTCGTTACCGGTCATGAGGATCCAGAAAAGAAAACTCCTGAAGTAAAATGGGATAAATTATCTGAAGCGGTTGATACCGTAGTTATCTACATGGGAACAGAAAAGTTAGAATTGATCATAAATAAAATAAAAGGAGGAAAAATTGATGATAGAACCCCAATAGCAATAATACAAAATAGCACCTTAAACAATCAGAAAATAATTACCGGCAACTTAGGTAACATAGTTAGTTTAGCTAAAGAATATAATGTAAAACCTCCCGCCGTCGTTATAATTGGAGATATAGTAAATCTACATAAGAAGATCAAATGGTACAATCAATAA
- a CDS encoding SufB/SufD family protein has product MIQLSLLSENNVHEILSKNESEPQWMMSSRKAILSKFSGLPNEVSPLYSKYSGLTVLEPNKVYFSNENTSSISKDLEMRLEEIRSSPSVLLIGSSVVHIFVPKALSKKGLIISTIQDAMKNNSELVKKYLLDNSINYEEDRFLALGSSAFQSGFFIYIPRNMMIEEPIRIVYSLKDDRTSSICRNIVIADEGSKGTIVQELYSSSTTFSSSSSSNPEVSKTNNEAKGNDAGDNRQESYFEVLECIVKPAAELEFITLQSMNSDTVCVVNRKAFVEKDAKMSWYSGMFGARLCRFKTDSVMKGSGARAEDVEIVFGTNNQSFDISSNLDHIGFSTRGKVLVKSIVKDAAKSLFKGMIKIRKDAQASESYLAGHAILLNKGAQADAIPGLEIETNEVKATHSASVSQIDEEQIFYLMCKGLDRESAKREIINGFVEPLSRKMGPFIRAWISYLFENKWTGKPLMLKGDEVMEQILEVEKSRYKETADIFEKHYKYR; this is encoded by the coding sequence ATGATCCAATTATCATTGCTGTCAGAAAATAATGTACATGAAATACTGTCCAAAAATGAAAGTGAACCCCAGTGGATGATGTCTTCTAGAAAGGCGATTTTGTCAAAGTTTTCTGGTTTACCAAATGAGGTTTCACCATTATATTCTAAATACAGTGGATTAACTGTTTTAGAACCAAACAAAGTTTATTTTTCCAATGAGAATACCTCTTCTATTTCAAAAGACCTTGAAATGAGACTAGAGGAAATAAGGTCCTCTCCAAGTGTACTTTTAATAGGTTCTTCTGTTGTACACATTTTTGTTCCAAAGGCTTTATCCAAAAAAGGTTTAATTATTTCGACAATTCAAGACGCCATGAAAAACAATTCAGAACTGGTGAAGAAATACCTTTTAGATAACTCTATCAATTACGAAGAAGATCGTTTTCTCGCATTAGGTTCCTCCGCATTTCAATCTGGATTCTTTATTTACATTCCAAGAAATATGATGATTGAGGAACCGATTAGAATCGTATATTCTTTAAAAGATGATCGCACCTCATCAATTTGTAGGAATATTGTTATCGCTGATGAAGGCTCAAAAGGAACAATAGTACAAGAATTATACTCATCATCTACTACATTTTCATCATCTTCATCCTCAAATCCAGAGGTATCAAAGACAAATAATGAAGCTAAAGGAAATGATGCAGGTGATAATAGACAAGAAAGCTATTTTGAGGTTCTTGAATGTATTGTCAAACCAGCTGCGGAACTTGAGTTCATTACTTTGCAATCTATGAATTCTGATACTGTTTGTGTTGTTAATAGAAAGGCCTTTGTTGAAAAGGACGCCAAGATGTCTTGGTATTCTGGAATGTTTGGTGCACGCCTTTGTCGATTCAAAACCGATAGTGTCATGAAAGGCTCAGGAGCACGAGCTGAAGATGTAGAAATAGTTTTTGGCACAAATAATCAATCATTTGACATCTCTTCTAATCTTGATCATATTGGATTTAGTACTAGAGGCAAAGTGCTGGTTAAATCAATTGTAAAAGATGCAGCCAAATCCTTATTTAAAGGAATGATAAAAATTCGAAAGGATGCACAAGCATCAGAATCTTATTTGGCCGGACATGCAATATTATTGAATAAAGGTGCTCAGGCAGATGCCATACCTGGATTGGAGATTGAGACCAACGAGGTCAAAGCTACGCATTCTGCGTCCGTTTCTCAGATTGATGAAGAACAAATATTTTACTTGATGTGTAAAGGGTTGGATAGAGAAAGTGCAAAGCGGGAGATAATAAATGGGTTTGTAGAACCTTTATCTAGAAAAATGGGTCCATTTATTCGTGCTTGGATAAGTTACCTGTTTGAGAACAAGTGGACTGGAAAACCTCTAATGTTAAAGGGCGATGAGGTCATGGAGCAGATTCTTGAAGTAGAAAAATCACGTTACAAAGAAACTGCAGATATATTTGAGAAACATTACAAGTACCGGTAA
- a CDS encoding Rieske 2Fe-2S domain-containing protein: MTGTQNWIDVSQFLKLRKGEMDEFDYEDKKIMILNLNGEFCASDRICTHAYVDLTGGILNESERTVTCPLHLSSFDLKSGSALNLPAEKPLEIYPMKKEKNKLLILI; this comes from the coding sequence TTGACAGGCACACAAAATTGGATTGATGTTTCCCAATTTCTCAAGTTAAGGAAAGGAGAAATGGACGAATTTGATTATGAAGACAAAAAAATCATGATTTTGAATCTAAACGGCGAGTTTTGCGCCTCAGATCGCATTTGTACTCATGCATACGTTGACCTCACCGGGGGTATTTTGAATGAATCTGAAAGAACAGTAACCTGTCCATTACATTTATCGTCTTTTGATCTGAAAAGTGGTAGCGCTTTGAACCTGCCTGCAGAAAAGCCACTTGAAATTTATCCGATGAAAAAGGAGAAGAACAAGTTGTTGATTTTGATATAA